One Intestinimonas butyriciproducens genomic window, TGTGGTGGTCACGCTGGGCCGCAACGAAAACACTAGTACCCTCCACGATCTATGAGCAGCGTGGAACATATCACCAGCCGCCAAAATCCTCTGGTGGGCCACATCCGCAGACTGAATGCCTCCCGCGCTTATCGCCGGGAGCGGGGGGAGTTTGTCTGTGACGGGCCCAAGCTGCTGGCGGAGGCCCTGCGGTGGGGGGCGGAGATCACCGCCGTGGTGGCGGAAGAGGGGCGGAGCGTCCCATGCCCGCCCGGAGCGCGGGAGGTGTCCGTTCCGCCGGAGCTGCTGAAGAGCCTGTCCACCACAGAGACACCCCAGGGGGTGCTGTTCCTGTGCAGGGCTCCGGATCTGAGCGCGCCGGACAAGCTTACCGGCACCCGCTATCTGGTGCTGGATGGGGTCCAGGACCCGGGCAACGTGGGTACGGTCTGGCGCACAGCCGACGCCTTCGGAGCGGACGGGCTCATCCTGCTGCCCGGCTGTGCGGACCCCTTTTCCCCCAAAACAGTCCGGGCTACCATGGGGGCCTGTTTCCGTCTTCCCGTCTGGGAAATGGAGCGCGAGACCCTGACCGCCCGCCTGACAGACGCGGCGCTCCCACTGTACGCCACTGCGCTGCGGGCGGATACTGAGGATGTGCGCCGGGCAGACCTGCGCCGGTGCGCCGTGGTCATCGGCAGTGAGGGCAAGGGGGTTTCGGAGGAAACGCTGGCCCTGTGCGGACAGACCCTGAAGATTCCCATGCGGGCGCGCTGCGAATCTCTGAACGCCGCAGTGGCGGCCTCAGTGGTGCTGTGGGAGATGGCGCGGAGCGGACTTTCCATCTGAAACGAGAGAGGGGACGGAGGATATGGCGAGTCTGAAATATTGGCTGTGGCTGACCACGCGAAAGGGCCTGCGCCCCGAGCACGCCGTCCGGCTGCTGGAGCATTTCGGCACGCCGGAAGGGGCCTACTTTGCCGATCCCGGCGAGTATGACCTCCTGTCCGACCTCCCTCTTCCCGTGCGGACTGCGCTCCAGGAGAAACACTTGGCGGAGGCGGAGGGCATCCTGGCCGACTGCGAGCGCCTCGGCCTGCGCATCCTCACGCTGGGAGACGCCGATTATCCGGACCGGCTCAAGAATATCTACGATCCGCCCGCCGTCCTCTATGTGAAGGGCCGGCTGCCCGCCTTCGATGAGGAGATCGCCGTGGCCGTGGTGGGAAGCCGCCGGCCCTCGGAGTATGGGAAGCGGATGGCGGGGCGGCTGGGGCTGGAGCTGGCCCGGGAGGGGGCCTTGGTGGTCTCCGGTATTGCTCAGGGCTTGGACACCGAGGCGGTGAGAGGGGCGCTCAAGGGCGGCGGCCCGGTGGTGTCGGTGCTGGGCTGCGGCATTGACGTGGCCTACCCGAGGGAGAACCGTTTCCTCTACGAGGATGTGGCCGCGGCAGGCGCCCTTTTGAGCGAGTACCCGCCCGGTACACCGCCGGAGGGCTGGCACTTTCCTGTGCGCAACCGCATCATCAGCGGCGTAAGTCTGGGTGTGGTGGCGGTGGAGTGCGGCGTGCGGAGCGGTACCATGACCACCGTCCGGCAGGCGTTGGACCAGGACCGGGATGTGTTTGCCGTGCCCGGAAATGCGGATGCCCCCATGAGTGAGGGGCCCAACCGCCTCATCCAGCAGGGGGCCCGGCTGGTCACCTGTGCTCGGGATGTCCTGCGAGAATATGAGGACCGCTTTCCCGGCAAAGTCCGCCGCCCCGTGCCGCTGAGCGGGGAGGAGGCCGCGGCCCGTCTGGAGCCCTGGGCAGAGGAGCCGGAGGAAAAGCATACCGAAGATGCGGAAAAAGCGGTTGACAAGTCCCCGGAGCGGGCATATATTGACAGAAGCGCCCTGACAGACGACCAGATCGAGCTTCTGGCCGCGCTGGAGGAGAAAAAGCTTTTGGCCGATGATCTCATCGAGCTCACGCAGATCCCGGCCCGACGGGTCCTCTCGGCCCTCACCATGCTTCAGGTCCAAGGCTATGTGGCGGAGCGGCCCGGCAGGCGCTTTGAGGCACTGGTCCGGCTCAAAACGGAATAATAGGACGGGCGGCCGGAGGCCGTTTCTATGGCGTCCGGCGGTAGAACCGGCCTGTGGTCGCCCGTTTGCGCATATAGAAGGATGATCTACTGGAGGTATACTGTGGCGAAGACGAACTTAGTAATTGTGGAATCCCCGGCCAAGGCCAAGACCATCGGCAAGTACCTTGGGCCGGGCTATGAGGTGAAGGCATCTATGGGACATGTCCGGGATCTGCCCAAAAGCAAGCTGGGCGTGGACGTGGAGCATGGCTTCCTTCCCGACTATCAGCCCATCAAGGGCAAGGAAGAGGTCATATCCGAGCTCAGGAAGGCGGCCAAGGGGAGCGAGAAAGTGTTCCTCGCCACCGACCCCGACCGGGAGGGGGAGGCGATCTCCTGGCACCTGAAGGAGCTTTTGCGTATCCCCGACGACAAGACCTATCGGGTGACCTTCAACGAGATCACCAAGCGGGTGGTGAACGAGTCTATCGCCTCTCCGCGGAACATCGATATGGACCTGGTGGACGCCCAGCAGGCCCGGCGCATCCTGGACCGCATCGTGGGCTACCAGCTCTCCCCCCTCCTGTGGAAAAAGATCCGCCGGGGGCTCTCCGCCGGGCGGGTCCAGTCCGTAGCCACCCGCCTGGTATGCGAGCGGGAGGAGGAGATCCGCGCCTTCCAGCCGCAGGAGTACTGGTCGCTGGACGTGGATCTTTCCCGGATCGCCCCCAACATGGGGGCTTTCACTGCGGCCTTCCACGGGCGGGAAAAGAAAATGGAGCTCCACAGTGAGCAGGAGATGCAGACGGTGGTGGACGCCGTGCGGGGCGCCCCATTCTCCGTCAAGGGCGTAAAGCGCCAGGATAAAAACCGCTCCCCCGCGCCTCCCTTCATCACCTCCACCCTCCAGCAGGAGGCCAGCCGGAAGCTCAACATGACGCCCCGCCGCACCATGGCTGTGGCCCAGCAGCTCTATGAGGGCGTGGACATTCAGGGGGAGGGCACCGTAGGCCTGATCACCTACATGAGGACCGACTCTCTGCGTCTCTCCGAAGAGGCTCTGGCCGCCGCCAAGGAGATGATCGTCAGCCGCTACGGAAAGGATTACTATCCCGCCGAGACCCGCCATTTCAAGGCGAAGTCCGGCGCACAGGACGCTCACGAGGCCATCCGGCCTTCCGACGTCCGCCTTACGCCCGAGGAGATCAAGAAGGACCTGACCAGCGAGCAGTACCGGCTCTATAAGCTCATCTGGAGCAGGTTCCTGGCATGTCAGATGGCCAATGCCGTCTACGACAGCGTGGGGATCGAGGTGGAGTCCGCGGGCTACACCTTCCGGGCCACCCACTCCTCCCTGAAGTTTGCGGGCTTTACAGCGGTCTATGTGGAGGGCCGGGACGAGGAGGACGAGGTGAAGCAGTCCCCTCTGCCCGATCTGAAGGAGGGGGAACCCCTCTCCCTCACCGGCGTAAAGCCGGAACAGCATTTTACCCAGCCTCCCACCAGGTATACCGAGGCTACCCTCATCAAGGCCCTGGAGGAGAAGGGCATCGGACGGCCCTCCACCTATGCGCCCACCATCTCCACCATCCTGGACCGGGAATATGTGGTGAAGGAGGGGAAGTACCTGCGCACCACGCCCCTGGGGGAGGTGGTCACCGGCCTGATGAAGGACAAATTTCCCGACATTGTGGACACCACGTTTACCGCCCATATGGAGGAGCAGTTGGACGAGGTGGAGGAAGGCAAGGAGAAGTGGAAGGACCTCCTGTCCGGGTTCTACGGCGGTTTTGAGAAAGAGCTGCAGCAGGCGGAGAAGGATTTGGACGGGGAGCGCATCAAAGTCCCCGACGAGGTATCCGACGAGGTGTGCGACCTGTGCGGACGG contains:
- a CDS encoding TrmH family RNA methyltransferase: MSSVEHITSRQNPLVGHIRRLNASRAYRRERGEFVCDGPKLLAEALRWGAEITAVVAEEGRSVPCPPGAREVSVPPELLKSLSTTETPQGVLFLCRAPDLSAPDKLTGTRYLVLDGVQDPGNVGTVWRTADAFGADGLILLPGCADPFSPKTVRATMGACFRLPVWEMERETLTARLTDAALPLYATALRADTEDVRRADLRRCAVVIGSEGKGVSEETLALCGQTLKIPMRARCESLNAAVAASVVLWEMARSGLSI
- the topA gene encoding type I DNA topoisomerase codes for the protein MAKTNLVIVESPAKAKTIGKYLGPGYEVKASMGHVRDLPKSKLGVDVEHGFLPDYQPIKGKEEVISELRKAAKGSEKVFLATDPDREGEAISWHLKELLRIPDDKTYRVTFNEITKRVVNESIASPRNIDMDLVDAQQARRILDRIVGYQLSPLLWKKIRRGLSAGRVQSVATRLVCEREEEIRAFQPQEYWSLDVDLSRIAPNMGAFTAAFHGREKKMELHSEQEMQTVVDAVRGAPFSVKGVKRQDKNRSPAPPFITSTLQQEASRKLNMTPRRTMAVAQQLYEGVDIQGEGTVGLITYMRTDSLRLSEEALAAAKEMIVSRYGKDYYPAETRHFKAKSGAQDAHEAIRPSDVRLTPEEIKKDLTSEQYRLYKLIWSRFLACQMANAVYDSVGIEVESAGYTFRATHSSLKFAGFTAVYVEGRDEEDEVKQSPLPDLKEGEPLSLTGVKPEQHFTQPPTRYTEATLIKALEEKGIGRPSTYAPTISTILDREYVVKEGKYLRTTPLGEVVTGLMKDKFPDIVDTTFTAHMEEQLDEVEEGKEKWKDLLSGFYGGFEKELQQAEKDLDGERIKVPDEVSDEVCDLCGRQMVIKSGRFGRFLACPGYPECTFTKPIVVEMPGKCPKCGGRILKKTSKKGYAYYGCEHNGGRGGSTCDFMTWDVPVKDNCPECGWTMFKKSGRGFKKPFCINPDCANFTPEDKRGGYKKKPTAESGKAAGEEKQPAAAPEEAEPVKKAVAKKSTTKKTAAKKTAKKRTAAKAE
- the dprA gene encoding DNA-processing protein DprA, which gives rise to MASLKYWLWLTTRKGLRPEHAVRLLEHFGTPEGAYFADPGEYDLLSDLPLPVRTALQEKHLAEAEGILADCERLGLRILTLGDADYPDRLKNIYDPPAVLYVKGRLPAFDEEIAVAVVGSRRPSEYGKRMAGRLGLELAREGALVVSGIAQGLDTEAVRGALKGGGPVVSVLGCGIDVAYPRENRFLYEDVAAAGALLSEYPPGTPPEGWHFPVRNRIISGVSLGVVAVECGVRSGTMTTVRQALDQDRDVFAVPGNADAPMSEGPNRLIQQGARLVTCARDVLREYEDRFPGKVRRPVPLSGEEAAARLEPWAEEPEEKHTEDAEKAVDKSPERAYIDRSALTDDQIELLAALEEKKLLADDLIELTQIPARRVLSALTMLQVQGYVAERPGRRFEALVRLKTE